DNA sequence from the Armatimonadota bacterium genome:
CCTCCGGGTCCCCGTCGGCGTGGTGTGCGCCATCACGCCCTTCAACTTCCCCTTGAACCTCGTGGCCCACAAGGTGGCCCCGGCCCTGGCGGCGGGGAATGCGGTGGTGCTCAAGCCCGCCACGTATACGCCCCTCACGAGCCTCCTGCTCGCGCAGCTCCTGGAAGAGGCCGGGCTCCCCCCCGGGTACCTCAACGTGGTGGTGGGAAGCGGGCGCACGGTGGGCGAGGCCCTGCTCCGGCATCCCGGGATCGCCCTCTATACCTTCACCGGGAGCCCGGAGGTGGGTGAGCGCATCAAGGCCGCCACGGGCCTCCGTCGCGTGATCCTGGAGCTCGGCAACAACTCCCCCAACATCGTGGCCGAAGACGCGGATCTGGATCAGGCGGCGCAGCTGTTGGCCCGGTTCGCGTATCTCTATGCCGGACAGTTCTGCATCTCCGTCCAGCGCATCTACGTGGAAGAGCCCGTCTACGAGGCCTTCCTGGAGAAGTTCGTGGCATCTGCCCGGGCCATGAAGCTGGGAGATCCCGAGGACCCCGAGACGGACATCGGCCCCATGATCTCCGAAGCGGACGCCCAGCGCGTGGAAGCCTGGGTGGAGGAGGCTCTCCAGGGCGGCGCGAAGCGGGTGCTGGGTGGCCCGCGCCAGGGCGTGCTGTATCCCGCCACGGTCCTGGTGGACGTGCGGCCGGAGATGAAGGTCGTCTGCCAGGAGGTCTTCGGTCCCGTGGCCTCCGTGGTGGCGTGCTCGAGCTTCGAGGAGGCCCTGGAGCAGGCCAACCGAACCGAGTACGGTCTGCAGGCGGGGGTGTTCACCCGCGATCTCCGCAAGGCCATGCGGGCGGCCCGGACCCTGCGCATGGGCGGGGTCATCATCAACGACACCTCCGGCTACCGGGTGGACCTCATGCCCTATGGGGGTGTGCGGCGAAGCGGCATCGGACGGGAAGGCCCCCGCTACGCCATCGAAGAGATGACGGACCTGCGCCTCATCGTGCTGAATCCTTAAGCCGTCGGTGTGGAGGCGCGGTAAGCGAAGCCTCGGGCGCCCCCATCCCAGAGCTCGCAGGCCTGCCACCTTCTGAGCCCGTGTGGAGGTGTTGGATGGAGACGCGGTGGATCGGGAAACCCCTGCGGCGTCGGGAGGATGGGCGGTTCCTCCGGGGGGAGGCCCGTTACCTCGACGACCTGGTCTTCCCGGGGACGCTCCACATGGTGGTGATCCGGAGCCCCTATGCCCACGGGGTGCTCCGGGCGATCCGGACGGAGCGGGCCCGGGCCTGCCCTGGGGTGGTGGAGGTGGTCACCGCGGAAGGCCTTCCCCCGGACCTGCAGGGGGTCCCCCCCGCGCCGGTGGAAGGAGCAGAGGTGGCATCCGTCCCGCATCCGCTGCTTGCCCGGGACCGGGTGCGGTACGTGGGAGAACCCGTGGCCGTGGTGGTGGCGGAAAGCCGGGCCGCGGCGTACGACGCCGCGGCGGAGGTGGAGCTGGACGTGGAGCCGCTGCCCGCGCTGGTGGAGGTCCAGGAGGCGTTACGGGGGGAGATACGGCTTCACGAATCCGTCCCGGACAACGTGCTCTTCCGGTGGCACCGGGCGGGAGGGGAGGTCGAGACGGCATTCCGGAAAGCCGCACGGGTGGTGCGGGGCCGCTTCCGGATCCCCCGCCTGGCCGCGGTCCCCCTCGAGCCCCGCGGGGCGCTTGCCTCCTATGACCCGGGCACGGAGACCCTCACCCTGTGGTGCTCCGCCCAGGGACCGCACCAGCCCCGGGCGCAGCTCAGCCGGATTTTGCGGCTCCCCGAGGACCGGATCCGGGTGGTGGTGCCGGACGTGGGAGGGGCTTTCGGGAGCAAGGGGAGCCTGCCACCGGAGGCGGCCCTCGCGGCATGGCTGGCCATGCGGTTGGGGCGCCCCGTGAAGTGGGTGGAAACCCGTCGGGAGAACCTCCAAGCTTCCTACCAGGGCCGGGGACTGGAAGCGGAAGTGGAGATGGCGGTGGATGAGACCGGGCGCTTCACTGGGGTGCGGGCCACCCTATGGGCCGACGTGGGTGCCTATCTCTACCCTTCGACCGTCATCCCGCCCGTTACCACCGCCCTGCTGCTCACGGGTGCCTACACCGTCCCCGCTGCGGAGGTCACGGTGCTGGGGGTGGCCACGAACAAGGTTCCGACCGGACCCTACCGGGGCGCGGGGCGTCCCGAGGCCGCCTACCTCGTGGAGCGCATGGTGGACCTCGTGGCCCAGGAGATGGGCGTGGATCCCGTGGAGCTGCGCTTCCGTAACCTCATCCCTCCAGACGCCTTTCCGTACCGCACCCCCCTCGGGTTCACCTATGACTCCGGGAACTACCCTCAGGCCCTGCAGCGCCTGCAGGCCCTCCTGGAGGCAGAGGGATGGCGGACCTTGCGGGAGCGGGCCCGGGTGGAAGGGAGGCTTGTGGGGATCGGGGTGGCGCTGTACGTGGAGCGGGTGGGAGCCCGGGAGTGGGAGAGCGCCTCGGTCTCCGTGCTCCCCTCCGGCCGGGTGGTGGTGCGCACGGGGTCCACCGCCCACGGTCAGGGACACGAGACCACCTTCGCGCAGATCGCGGCGGAACTCCTGCACCTGGACGTGGCGGACATCACCGTCCAGTACGGCGACTCCGCGATGGTCCCCCCGGGGGTGGGAACCTTCGGGAGCCGTTCCACCACCATCGGGGGGTCCGCCCTGGTGGTGGCGCTGGAGAAGATCCGGGAAAAGGCTGCGCACATCGCCGCCCACCTGCTGGAAGCGGCGGAGGCGGACCTCGAGTGGGCAGAGGGGAAGCTGCGGGTGCGTGGGTCTCCCGACCGGGCGATCTCCTGGCAGGAGATCGCAGCCGCCGCGTATCAACCCGGCCGTCTTCCGCGGGAGGTGGAGCCGGGGCTCAACGCGTACGGGTACTTCGCCCTGCCAGGGCTCGTGTTCCCCTACGGCGCGTATGGGGCCGTGGTGGAGGTGGATCGGGAGACGGGGGAAGTCCGGCTGTTGAAGCTGGTGGCGGTGGACGACGCGGGACGCATCGTAAACCCCCTCCTCGCGGAAGGACAGGTACGGGGCGGGATCGCGCAGGGGATCGGACAGGCGCTCCTGGAGGAGGTGGTGTACGGAGGAGACGGGCAGCTTTTGACCGCGAGCCTCGCGGAGTACGCCCTGCCGCGGGCGGAGCAGGTTCCGGAGGTGACGTCCGAGTTCATGGAGACGCCCAGCCCGCTGACCCCCCTCGGGGTCAAGGGACTCGGGGAGGCGGGGACCATCGGGATGCCTGCCGCGGTGGCGAACGCGGTGATGGACGCGCTGGGGCCGCTGGGGGTACGGCACCTGGACTTCCCCTTCCGGCCGGAGCGGGTGTGGCGGGCCATCCGGGAGCGTGCGACACGGACCTAGGCAGGGTGTGGAGCTGGATGTCGCTTGAGGAGCACGGCCGTGGGTGAAGGGTTGCAGATCGAGGGGCTTTCCCTGCGGTTCGGAGACCTCCTCGTGCTGGACCGCGTGGATCTAGAGGTGGGAGAAGGAGAGTTCGTTTGCCTGGTGGGGCCGAGTGGTTGTGGAAAGTCTACCCTTCTCAACGTGGTGGCGGGGTTTGGACTCCCCGGGAATCCGGAGATCGAAGGGACGGTGCGGTGGCAGGGCCGGGTGATCCGGAGCCACCGGGATTGGAAGGGGGAGTTGGGCTACGTGTTCCAGCGGGACAACCTCCTTCCCTGGTACACCTTGGAGCAGAACGTCCTGGTGAGCCTGCGCGTGCGGCAGGTGCCGCCGCACGAGGCGATCCGCCGGGCGCGCCAGGAGATTACCCGGGTCGGGCTGAGCGGCTTTGAACGACATTTTCCGCACCAGCTGTCCGGAGGGATGCGGCAGCGGGCGTCGTTGGCCCGCACCCTGGTGTACGGCCCGAAAGTGATGCTGATGGACGAGCCCTTTGGAGCCTTGGACGCCCACACCCGGATGCACCTCCAGCGGGAGCTCACAGGCCTTTGGACGGAGCATCGGGCCACCATACTCTTTGTCACCCACGACCTCTCCGAGGCCATCGTTCTCGGACAGCGGGTCGTGGTGCTTTCCAACCGGCCCGGCCGGGTCACGGCGGAGTACTCCGTGCCCTTCCCGTATCCACGGGATCCGGTGGACCTCCAGGGACGGAAGGAGTTCGCCATGCTGCAGGCGGAGGTGTGGTCACGCCTCGCAGAGGAATTCCGGCGCGCGGACCAGCACCTCCTTCGGGAGGGTGTTCTGTGAACCTGGCGCTCTCTCCATCCCGGCGGGCCCGGGTCGGGGTGTACCGGGGCGGGGCAAGGATCCTGGCCCTGCGGGCCGGGTTCGTGGCAACAATGCTCTTGGCCTGGGCCTCGGTGAGCGGGGATCTGGTGCCGGGTTGGCGGGCCATGCCCCGTGCCCTCCTGCCGTCCCCCGGGGAGGTTTTGAAGGCCCTGTGGGCGTACGCGCAGAGCGGGGATCTAGCGGCCGACGCCTTCTACACCCTTTCGGAGGCGACGGGGGGCCTGGCCTTGGCCATCGTCATCGGGATCGCGGTGGGGGTGCTGTTCGCCTACGTGCGGCTGCTGGGCCAGGCGGCAGAGCCCCTGATGGTGGCCCTGAACGCCATGCCCCGGTACGCGCTCGCGCCCCTGTTCGTGATTTGGTTCGGGCTTGGGATGGCGTCCAAGGTTGCCCTGGTGTTCTTCGCGGTGTTCTTCGTGGTGTTCTTCAACGTGTACCAGGGGGTACAGACGATCGACCGCAACTGGGTGCGGGGAATTGAGGTGATGGGCGGGGGACCACGGGAGATCGCCCGCTACGTGATCCTGCCGTACGTGGTGAGCTGGGTGGTGGCGGCCCTGCGGACCTCCATCGGGGTGTCTCTGGGGGTGGCGGTGGTGGGCGAGTTCGTGGGGTCCGTGCAGGGCCTCGGCTACCGGATGGTGATCTCCGTGGGCGTGCTGGACACGCCCCGTACCTTCGCCATCGTGTTGATCCTGGCCGCGGTCGGGTATAGCATCGTGAGCCTGGCGACTGCCGTAGAGCGAAGGCTCCTGCGGTGGCAGCGGGAGGCTTGACCGGGAGGAGAGGTCATGCGGAGATCGGAATTGCTGGTTCTGATTGGGTTGCTGGTGGGTCTGGTAAGCGTGTCCCCCGGGATTGCACAACAGGGGCCCGTGCAGCTGGACCTCCCCGTGGTCGCTGCCGTGGAGCCTGCGTTGCCCGTTTTGGTGGCGGAAGCGGCAGGGTACTTCCGTGGGGAGGGGGTGGAGGTCGGACGGATTCTTCTGTCCGGCGGTGTGGCGATCCGCAACCTCCTCATCGGTGGCCGTACGTCTTTCGGGGTCATCGGAACGGAGCACATTCCCCTCGCGCGACTCGCGGGCGCTCCCCTGAAGGGGATCGCTCCCGTCTACGACCGGCTGCACGTCACCCTCATCGTCCGCTCGGCCCTGCGGAGGCAGGTGAGGCGCGTGGAGGACCTAAAGGGCCGGACCGTGGGCGTTACGGCACCGGGCTCCTTTACGTGGTCCATCGCGGTGACATTCTTGAAGAAGGCGGGACTGGAGCCGGAGCGGGATGTCCGGCTGTTGCCGGTTGGGACCGACGCAAGCGTGATGTATACCGCCCTACAGACGGGACGAGTGGACGCCTTGGCCTTCAGCGAGCCCGTGCTGAGCCGAGTGGAGGTAGACGGGGTGGGCTTCATGCTGGTGAACATCTTCGATCCTTACGTGCTCAGGCGGTGGATGGGTACCGATCTGCTTCTGGTGGGCGTCCTGGCGACCACGGAGAGCGTGATCCGCAGCCAGCCGGAGGTGGTGGCGGCCATGGTGCGGGCCGTTCAGAAGGGGCTGGCGTACATCCGGAGTCACTCCTCCCAGGAGATCGTGCAGCTGGTGGTCAGGGACCCCAAGACGGCTCAACTCTTCCAGGGCGTGGCTCCGGAGCTGGCGGTGAAGATGATCAACCGGATCCGACACGGGTATGGGACAGGGTGCTTGAGCCGGACAGGATACGAAGCCGAGTTGCGCCGCATGATGGACACGGGGGTCATCAAGCAACCCGTGCCCTTCGAGGAGGCCCTGGAGCCCCGGTGGGCGGGGGTGTGCGCCCGGTGATGGAACCCTCTCTCACGCTGACCCTGGCCGCGGGCCCCTACGACCGTCTGGAGCCCCTCCGAGACGGTACCGTGAGGCCGGAGGGAATGCGGCTTGTGTACGTCCCTGTGGAGGAACCTCCAGAGGCGTTCCTACGGGGGCTCGCGGGGGAGTTCGACGCCTTCGAGCTCAGCTGCTCCCTGTACCTCTCCCGGCGGGCGGAAGGGGATTTTCCCTTCGTGGCCCTGCCGGTCTTCCCTTCCCGCATGTTCCGGCACGGGTACGTCTTCGTCCGGGAAGGGAGGGGGATCGAGCACCCGAAGGATCTGGAAGGGAGAAGGGTGGGCGTTCCGGAGTTCACGCAGACGGCCCTGGTCTGGATCCGGGGAATCCTGCAGGAGGAGTACGGGGTGGATCTTCGGTCCATTACGTGGGTGGTAGGGGAGGCGAACCGACCTGGGCACCGGCCGGCGGTCATTTCCGGCCGGCCCCGGGGGGAGGGGTGGAAGTTGGAGCCCGCTCCGGAGGGCTACAGCCTGGACCGGATGTTGGTGGAAGGGCTGTTGGATGCGTACATGGGGGCGGTGCGCCCTCGCTCCTTCGGAGTGGATCCCCGCATCCGTCGGCTCTTCCCGAACTACCGGGAGGTGGAGCGGGCGTACTACCGCCGCACGGGGATTTTCCCCATCATGCACACGGTGGTGGTGCGGGAGGAATTGCTCCGCCAGCACCCTTGGGTGGCCACGAGCCTCTATCGGGCCTTCTGTCGGGCGAAGGAGGTGGCGTTCGAGCGCATGGCCTACAGCCCCGCGCTGCGCTATAGCCTGCCCTGGCTGCACGCGGACCTGGAGGAGCTCCAGGAACTCTTTGGGGCGGATCCCTGGCCGTACGGAATCGAGCCGAACCGGAAGGTTCTGGAGACACTGCTCCGGTACCTCCAGGAGCAGGGGCTGTTGGCCCGGCCGATGCCTCTCGAGGAGGCATTTGCCCCTGTCCACGTCTTCGAAGGGCAATAGGGAGGAAGGCGATGGGGAGCGCAGGACCCCGGAATCTGCAGGAGATCCTGGAGCAGGTCCCCAACATCACGGACTATCTGTACAACAACCGGACGGGAGCGCGAGCCTTCCCCGTCGTCCCCGCGGAGTTCACCAACTGGCGGGACGAGCAACATGCGTGGCGGGAGACGGTGGCGCTCCTGGATCTCTCGTACCACATGTCGGACCTGTACGTGTACGGACCCGATGCCCTCCCGCTCCTGAACTTCCTCGGCATAAACAGCTTCCGGGGATTTGAGCCCGGACAGGCCAAGCAGCTGGTGGTGTGCTCCCCGGAGGGGTATGTGATCGGGGACGCGGTGCTCTTCTACCTAGAGCCAGAGGTCTTCCAGCTGGTGGGGCGTCCCTCCGCGCTCAACTGGGTGCAGTACCACGGGGAGACCGGCGGCTACCGTGTGCGCTTTGAGCGGGACGAGTGGTCCCTGGTGGATCCCCATCGGCCCCGCCGGGTGTATCGGTTTCAGCTGCAGGGACCTCTTGCCCCGGCCCTGCTGGAGGCGCTGAACGGGGGCCCCCTTCCGGACGTGAAGTTCTTCCACATGGCTTGGCTCCAAATCCGGGGACGCCGGGCACGGTTCCTGCACCACGGCATGGCGGGCGTGGCGGGTGGGGAGATCTTCGGCCCGTGGGAGGATCGGGAGGCGGTGCGGGAGGCCATCCTGGAGGCAGGGGAGGCGTTCGGGCTGCGGCAAGTGGGCTCTCGGGCGTACGCCACGAACACATTGGAATCCGGATGGATCTCCGGAGTCTTGCCTGCCATCTACACGAGCCCTGCCCTGAGGGCGTACCGGGAGTGGCTCCCGGCCACGAGCTATGAGGCGACGGGATCCTTGGGCGGGAGCTTCTACTCCCCCAACATCGAGGACTACTACCTCACCCCCTGGGATCTGGGCTACGGACACATCCTGAAATTCGACCACGACTTCATCGGGCGGGAGGCTTTGGAGCGGAAGGTGGGAGAGCCTCACCGCCAGAAGGTGACCCTGGTGTGGCACCCGGAGGACGTCACGGGAGTGTTCCGTGACCTCTTCACGAAGCCCAAGGGCGAGCGGGCCAAGTACATGGATCTGCCCGTGCCCCGGTACTGCATGTGGCCGTACGATAAGGTGCTGAATCGAAAGGGGGAGTGCGTCGGGTTCTCCACCTCGTGCGGGTACAGCTCCAATGAGGGGGCCATGCTGTCCCTGGCCATGGTGGAGGAGGCGTACCGCGCGCCGGGAACAGAGGTCATCGTGGTGTGGGGGGAGCCGGACGGTGGGTCCCGCAAGCCCAGCGTGGAGCGGCACGTGCAGGTGGAGATCCGGGCCACGGTAGGGCCGGTGCCCTACTCCCAGGCGGCCCGGGAATACCGGACCCTGGTGCGCGGCCGGAGATGAGGATGGGGGAGCGCGGGCCGGAGTACGGGTCGGACCTGATCGTGGAGCTGATGCGCCGGTGCGGGATCGAGTATGCAGCCCTCAACCCGGGAGCGACCTTCCGGGGGATCCATGATTCCATCGTGAACTACGCGGGCAACCGTTCCCCAGAGCTGATCCTCTGTACGCACGAGGAGATCGCGGTGGCCGTGGCCCACGGGTATGCCAAAGCGAAGCATAGGCCCATGGTGGCTCTGGTCCACGACGTGGTGGGACTCCAGCACGCCAGCATGGCCATCTTCAACGCATGGTGTGATCGGGAGCCTGTGTTGGTCATCGGGGGAACAGGTCCCTTGGATGCCACGCAGCGGCGCCCCTGGATCGACTGGGTACACACCGCCCACGTGCAGGCCAACCTGGTCCGGGACTACGTGAAGTGGGACGACCAACCCGCGAGCCTGCGGGCCATTCCCGCCTCCTTCTACCGGGCATACCGCCTGGCCATCCAGGAGCCCAGGGGTCCAGTATACCTGTGCTACGACGTGGCGTTACAGGAGGCGCGGTTAGAGGAGCCGGTGGAGATCCCGGACCCGGAATCGTACCTCCGGGTGACGCGCCTGGCACCGGAGGAGGAAGCCCTGGACCAGGTGGCCCGGTGGCTGGTGGAGAGCTCGTTCCCGGTTCTCCTGGCGGATCGGGTGGGACGGGACCCCCAAGCGATCCCGCACCTGGTGGAGCTCGCAGAGGAGGTCGGGGCGGCGGTGGTGGACACGGGACGCCGGCACAACTTCCCTTCCTCCCACCCGCTCGATGTGAGCGATGCGAGGGAGGAGGTTCTGGCCCAGGCAGACCTGGTGGTGGCCCTGGAGGTGTACGACCTCTTCGGGGCCCTTCGCGCGCCTGTGCATCCCCGATCCCGGGAGAGCCGGAGCCTGGTGGCCCCGACCGCCCGGATCGTCCACATCACCCTGGGAGACCTGCATGCGCGGGGATGGGTGCACGACATCAACGAACCGCAGCCCACGACGCTCACCGTCCTTGCGGACACCACGGTGACGCTTCCGCTCCTGGTTGAGCGGGTGCGAAGGCGGTTGAGACGGTCGGAAGCCGGCAGAGGGGCCCGGGAGCAGCGCCGTCGGTATCTGGAGGATCTGCACACGTCCTTACAGCAGGGGGTCCGGCGCGGGTTGGAGGAGCGCTGGGGGGAGCGGCCCGTTTCCCCGCCTCGTCTCGCGTACGAGGTCTGGCAGGCCATCCGCGGGATCCCTTGGCAGCTGGCGAATGGCTGGCTGGGAGGGTGGCCCCGGCGGCTGTGGGTCTTCGAGGAACCCGATTGCTTCCTGGGGCACAACGAAGGGGCAGGGCTCGGGTACGGCATGGGAGTCTCCATCGGCGCCTGCCTGGCGCATCGGAGTACGGAGCGTCTCGTGGTGAACCTTCAGTCCGAGGGAGATTTCCTGTACACGCCTGGAGCCCTGTACACCGCGAGCGCTTACCGATTGCCCTTGTTGATCGTCCTGGTGAACAACCGTTCGTACTACAACGATGAGGAGCACCAAGCGGAGGTGGCCCGCCTTCGGGGACGGCCTGTGGAGAACCGGGGGATCGGGACGCGTCTGGATCACCCGGACGTGGACTACCGGAAACTGGCGGAGTCCTTCGGCGTGTACGCGGAAGGGCGGGTGGAGGACCCCACGGCCCTTCCGGAAGCGCTCCGAAGGGCCGTCACGGTCTGCATGGAGGAGCGGTGTCCTGCGCTGGTGGAGGTCCTGTGCGCCCCCCGATAGGCAGGGCACGGAGGGAGGGCTCTCTGAGGGACGTGGTCCGGGGCCGCAGGAGGAGGTACGATTCCGGGGAGGAAGGAGGGGGAGTCATGGAGATCCGGCGGGTGGGGCACATCGGCCTCTATGCCCGGAACCTGGATGCGGGCACCCGGTGGTACCAGGAGATCCTGGGGTTGGAGGTCACGGAGCGCGCGGACGGAGCCGCATACCTCAGCTGTGATGCCACTCACCACGGGCTGATCCTGTACGAGGGGAATCCTCCGGGGGCGCACCACTTCGGGTTCGAAGCTCCAAACGAGCGGGCGGTGGAGCAGGCGGCCCAGGAGCTCCGGAGCGCAGGGGTGGAGACCGTGGAGGTGACGGTCCCGGGGCAGGGCCTGACCATCGCGTTCCAGGATCCGGAGGGATATCCCGTCTGGATCTACTGCGGCATGCGGAGACGGTACGACGGGACACGGTTCCCCGTGTGGGCGCCCCGGAAGTTCGGGCACATCACCGCGAAGGTGACGGACATCCGCGGGCAGGTGGCGTTCTACGAGAAGGTGCTGGGGTTCCGGGTCTCCGACTGGATGGCCTCCGTGATGGTGTGGATGCGCTGCAGTCCGGACCATCACGGCGTGGCGTGGATCCAGGCCGACCGGGCGAATCTGCACCACCTGGCCTGGGAGGTCCAGGACTGGAGCGCGCTGCGGGCCCTGGCGGACCACATGCTGAACCATGGCGTCCGGCTCCTGTACGGACCCGGTCGGCACGGCCCCGGCTTCAACCTGTTCCTGTACGTCCGCAACCCGGATGGGGTCCTCAACGAGCTCTTCGCGGACATGCTCCAGATCTGGAACGACGACGAGTACACGCCGCTCGTCTGGGAGGACCGCCCCGAGACCATCAACCAGTGGGGGCCGGCCCCACCCCCGGAGTTCCTGGAGTAGCCCGGTTTCACGAGGGCGCGGGGCCGGATGCGGCGGAGGATCTTGCGGAATCCATGGCGTACAGTTCCGGTCCAGATTCCATCTCGCGAATGTGAGGAGGGTTGCATGCGGCTGGTGACCTTTCAGAGCCCCCTGGGGCCGCGCCTGGGGATCGTGGAGGGGTCGGAGGTGGTAGACGCGAACGCCGCGTATGCCGCCTACTTGCGTGCACGGGGCGCTTCGGACGCGGTGGAGCGGGCTGGCTGGGAGGTCCCGCCGCGGGCCCGGGATTTCCTCGCCCGGTGGCCGGAGTCCGCGGAGCGGGTTCGTCCCGCGGTGGAGTATGCCCTCACCCACCGGGATCCGTGGACCGTGCTTCCGCTGGAAGGGGTGCGCCTGTTGCCGCCCATCCCGGACCCGGGGAAGGTGATCTGCCTCGGCCTGAACTACCGCGACCACGCGGAGGAGGCCCGGCAGCCCCTCCCGAAGGTCCCGGTGCTGTTCTGCAAGTTCCCTACGAGCCTGATCGGGCATGGGGATCCCATCCCCATCACCCGGCTGAGCGATCAGGTGGACTACGAAGCGGAGCTGGTGGTGGTGCTGGGCCGGGCGGGCCGGTACGTCTCCGAGGCAGACGCCATGCGGTACGTGGCCGGCTACAGCCTCCTCAACGACGTCAGCGTGCGGGACTACCAGCGGGCGGTGAGCCAGTGGACCGCGGGCAAGAATTTCTACCGCTCCACGCCTTTCGGGCCGTGGATCGTCACCGCGGACGAGATCCCGGACCCGCACGATCTCGAGCTGGAGCTCCAGCTGAACGGGGAGACGATGCAGCGGAGCCGGACCTCGGAGATGATCTTCTCCGTTCCCCAGATCGTCTCCTTCGTCTCTCAGACCTGTGGGATTGAGCCCGGGGATGTCATCGCCACGGGAACGCCTGCGGGGGTGGGGTTCGTCCGCACCCCCCCGGTGTTCCTGCGTCCTGGGGATCGGGTGGTGGTGCGGGCCTCTGGAATCGGGGAACTGGTGAATCCGGTCATCCGGGAAGACGGACTCGCCTGAGGAGGGAAGGATGCACGGAATTCCCGTTTACCCGGACCATCCCCTCCGCGGGAAGGTCCGGATGCCCTATGCCCCTGCGGTGGTGGTCCCGCCGGGGGCGGCCCTCGTGGTGATCTCGGGGTGCCATGCCTCCCCCGTTTACCACCACCACCCCCACATCCCCGAGGAGCACGTGCTGCCGCCTTCCATGCGGGAGCAGGCCCGCCGGGCCTTCGAGAACGTCCAGCTCTCGCTTTCGGCCCTGGGGCTTAGCTGGCGGCACGTGGTCAAGGTCACGCGGTTCCTCACGGACATCCGGGAGCAGGACGAGCTCAACGAGGTGCAGCGGGAGTTCCTGAAAGACCACGCCGTGGCCAGCACCACGGTCCAGGTCTCCTCCCTGGTGATCCCCGAGGCCCGGGTGGAGATCGAGGTGCTGGCCGCAGGACCCCCGGAGGTCGTGGAGCGGGCGCGGGCCCTCGCTGTTCCTCTCGGCTAGGGGGCGGATCGTGTGCTGGAGCTTTGCTTCCTGTGTGCCGTACCCCCGGATCCACGCGGCTGCGCCGCCCGCGTCCTCTGAGCCGGAGACCCTGAATCGCGTGCGGGAGGAGGCCACGGAGGGGATGATCGACTTCCACGTGCACACCCTCCCGGACACCTTCGACCGCACCGTGGACGCGGTGGAGGCCACCCGAACCGCCCGCGCGCTCGGCATGCGGGCCGTGGTGCTCAAGGGCGGGGCCTTCGAGACGGTGACCCGCGCGGCGCAGGCCAACGCGGAGGTGGGCGGGGGCATCCGGGCGTTCGGGGGCGTGGTCCTCAACTGGCCCATGGGCGGCCTGAACCCCGCGGCCGTGGAGGCCATGGTGGCCTTCCGGGGCGGCGGCGCGGAAGGGATCGGGAAGGTGGTGTGGATGCCCAGCATCCACGCCCGCAACCACCACGAGCGGTTCGGAATCCCCAAGCCGGGCGTGGAGGTCTTCGACGGCACCCGGCTTTTGCCCGCGGCCCGGGAGATCCTGGCTTTGTGTGCGGAGTACGACCTCGTGCTCCAGACCGGGCACCTCTCCCCGCAGGAGGCCCTCGCCCTCATCCGGGAGGCCCGGGCCATGGGCGTGGAGCGCATCGTGTGCACCCATGCGGACTACGATCCCATCAACATGACCCTGGAGGAACAGCGGGAGGCGGCGCGGCTGGGGGCCTATATCGAGCACGCGTACTGTGGGGTCTTCCTCGGGCCGGATTCCCCCGCGGAGCGCTTCCGGGCCTGGCGAGGGGTCTCCGTGGAGCAGATGGCCGCGGCCATCAAGGCGGTGGGGGCTGAGCGCTGCATCCTCTCAAGCGACCTCGGCGCCTCCCCCCTCCCTCGGCCCGCGGAGGGATATTTGGCCTTCGTGCGCCAGCTCCGGGCCCTGGGGATCACCGACCGCGAACTGGACTGGATGGGACGCCGGAACCCCGCGGCCCTTTTGGGGCTGTGAGGGCAGGTGGAGCATCTGGAGGGGGGACGAACATGGAGACGCGGCACGGGGTCGGGCAGACCTTTTCCAGGAGGGAGTTCCTGCGGTTCGGATTCCTTGCGGGCGTGGCGTCCGTCGGGCGGTGGGACGCGACCCGGACGGCAGGCTCCCGCGGGGAGGCCCGGGGGCAGCGGGTCCCCGCTCCTCGGGATCTCCTCCTGTTCAACGGGAGGATCTACA
Encoded proteins:
- a CDS encoding xanthine dehydrogenase family protein molybdopterin-binding subunit; the protein is METRWIGKPLRRREDGRFLRGEARYLDDLVFPGTLHMVVIRSPYAHGVLRAIRTERARACPGVVEVVTAEGLPPDLQGVPPAPVEGAEVASVPHPLLARDRVRYVGEPVAVVVAESRAAAYDAAAEVELDVEPLPALVEVQEALRGEIRLHESVPDNVLFRWHRAGGEVETAFRKAARVVRGRFRIPRLAAVPLEPRGALASYDPGTETLTLWCSAQGPHQPRAQLSRILRLPEDRIRVVVPDVGGAFGSKGSLPPEAALAAWLAMRLGRPVKWVETRRENLQASYQGRGLEAEVEMAVDETGRFTGVRATLWADVGAYLYPSTVIPPVTTALLLTGAYTVPAAEVTVLGVATNKVPTGPYRGAGRPEAAYLVERMVDLVAQEMGVDPVELRFRNLIPPDAFPYRTPLGFTYDSGNYPQALQRLQALLEAEGWRTLRERARVEGRLVGIGVALYVERVGAREWESASVSVLPSGRVVVRTGSTAHGQGHETTFAQIAAELLHLDVADITVQYGDSAMVPPGVGTFGSRSTTIGGSALVVALEKIREKAAHIAAHLLEAAEADLEWAEGKLRVRGSPDRAISWQEIAAAAYQPGRLPREVEPGLNAYGYFALPGLVFPYGAYGAVVEVDRETGEVRLLKLVAVDDAGRIVNPLLAEGQVRGGIAQGIGQALLEEVVYGGDGQLLTASLAEYALPRAEQVPEVTSEFMETPSPLTPLGVKGLGEAGTIGMPAAVANAVMDALGPLGVRHLDFPFRPERVWRAIRERATRT
- a CDS encoding ABC transporter permease yields the protein MNLALSPSRRARVGVYRGGARILALRAGFVATMLLAWASVSGDLVPGWRAMPRALLPSPGEVLKALWAYAQSGDLAADAFYTLSEATGGLALAIVIGIAVGVLFAYVRLLGQAAEPLMVALNAMPRYALAPLFVIWFGLGMASKVALVFFAVFFVVFFNVYQGVQTIDRNWVRGIEVMGGGPREIARYVILPYVVSWVVAALRTSIGVSLGVAVVGEFVGSVQGLGYRMVISVGVLDTPRTFAIVLILAAVGYSIVSLATAVERRLLRWQREA
- a CDS encoding ABC transporter ATP-binding protein, with protein sequence MGEGLQIEGLSLRFGDLLVLDRVDLEVGEGEFVCLVGPSGCGKSTLLNVVAGFGLPGNPEIEGTVRWQGRVIRSHRDWKGELGYVFQRDNLLPWYTLEQNVLVSLRVRQVPPHEAIRRARQEITRVGLSGFERHFPHQLSGGMRQRASLARTLVYGPKVMLMDEPFGALDAHTRMHLQRELTGLWTEHRATILFVTHDLSEAIVLGQRVVVLSNRPGRVTAEYSVPFPYPRDPVDLQGRKEFAMLQAEVWSRLAEEFRRADQHLLREGVL
- a CDS encoding aldehyde dehydrogenase family protein, whose translation is MATRTVPRWGLYVDGKWREGERYVPVLHKYRQEVMAEVAEADEALVEEAVRAAQRAVEERPLAPYRRFEILRRAADLLSARKEEFARTIAQEAGKPLKYARVEVDRAIQTISLSGEEAKRIHGEQVPVDAAPGSEGRIAFTLRVPVGVVCAITPFNFPLNLVAHKVAPALAAGNAVVLKPATYTPLTSLLLAQLLEEAGLPPGYLNVVVGSGRTVGEALLRHPGIALYTFTGSPEVGERIKAATGLRRVILELGNNSPNIVAEDADLDQAAQLLARFAYLYAGQFCISVQRIYVEEPVYEAFLEKFVASARAMKLGDPEDPETDIGPMISEADAQRVEAWVEEALQGGAKRVLGGPRQGVLYPATVLVDVRPEMKVVCQEVFGPVASVVACSSFEEALEQANRTEYGLQAGVFTRDLRKAMRAARTLRMGGVIINDTSGYRVDLMPYGGVRRSGIGREGPRYAIEEMTDLRLIVLNP